In Pseudohongiella acticola, the sequence ATCTGGACAGCCTGTAATGGCAGACGCTGACAAAACACAATTCAATCTGATAATCGGCGCCGGCAGCGGCATTGCCGGCGCCTTGATCACTGCGCTGGCCAGTGAAGAACCGGACTCTGGTCTGTTACTGGTCAGTCGCAAGCCGGTAGATCTGCCCGAGTCTGCATCAGTGCCAGTACATCAGTTCCGCTGTGATTATTCCGAAGCCGGCATCGCGCAACTGGGGCAGGATCTCTCGCCCTGGTACGGGCGCATCCGGCTGGTGGTGATCAGCACTGGCATCTTGCACAATGATTCCATCAAACCGGAGAAGCGCGCCGAAGACCTCAACATGAACAACATGCTTGAAGTACTGCGTATCAACACCGTCATTCCGACCCTGTTCCTGATGAAGCTGTTACCGGCGCTGCGCGGCGAGCAGCCATGCCGGGTGTTCACCTTAAGTGCGCGGGTCGGTAGCATTGCAGATAATCACAAAGGCGGCTGGACCAGCTACCGCGCCTCCAAAGCCGCACTGAACATGGTCATTAAAACGGCTGCCGTTGAATATGCGCGCCGCGCACCCAATGTAAAACTGATAGCGTTTCATCCGGGCACCGTCGATACCGCCCTGTCGAAACCGTTTCAGCGCAGCGTGCCGGAAGGCAAGTTGTTCAAACCTGACTTTGTCGCCAACCGGTTGCTGACAATAGCCGCCGACCTGCCAATTGACGGTGACGCCAGTTATCTGGACTGGGCAGGAAAAAGCATTGTGTGGTAGAAAGATTTGCGCCTGAAGACCAGGTGTCAAATGTCTTTATTATGTAAACATCACTGAAAAGGAAACTCATGATGCGTCACTCATTGATCGTAATTCTACTGGCCAGTGTCATGGCAGCGTGCTCATCATCTCCGCCAGACGGGTTGACCGTGGTTGAAGACTTTGACATCAACCGCTACACCGGACGCTGGTATGAAATCGCACGCCTGGACCACCGTTTTGAGCGTGGCCTCAGCAATGTCACCGCTGAGTATACGCTGCAGGACAACAACGATGTGGCGGTGCTCAATCGAGGCTACGACGAAGACGAACAACGATGGGATGAAGCGGAAGGCACTGCTAAATTTGTCGGCGAAACGGATCGCGGGTCGTTAAAAGTCAGCTTTTTCGGGCCGTTCTACGGTGGCTACCATATCATCGCCCTGGACCACGCCAACTATCAGTGGGCCATGATCAGCGGCCCGTCACGGGATTATCTGTGGATTCTCGCGCGCGACCCGACACTGGCACCTGATATTTATCAGAACCTGATAGAGCAGGCTCGCACCAGTGGCTTTGCCACCGACGCGCTGATAGAAGTCGACCAGCAACGGCATCTGCCATGAGCTGCCTGCTGAACACGCCTCACATTGCGGTCATCGGCGCAGGCCTTGCCGGCGTGTCCTGCGCATCACAGCTGGAGCAACTGGGCATGCGGGTTACTGTCTTCGACAAGTCACGCGGAACCGGGGGCCGCATGAGCACCCGGCGCGGCGACCAGTGGCAGGCTGACCACGGCGCGCAATATTTCACCGCCCGTGATCCGTTGTTCAGCAAAGAACTTTTACGCTGGCAACAAGCGGGCGTGGCCAGCGCATGGCAACCCGCAGTGGCCGTGCTGGATGCGCAGAACCCGGATGCCGCCAGGCGCCATGACAACGACAGCGGTACCGTGCGCTTTGTTGGCGTGCCGCGCATGTCATCGCCGGTTCGCTGGCTGGCTGACGAGCTTCAACTAACCCTGTCCGCCCGGGTAAATGCACTGATCAGACGCGAAAACCGGTGGCGGCTGTGTTTCGATGACAGCGTTGAAGACCGCGCGCGACTGGAGAATATTGACTTTGATGCCGTGGCGCTGGCCATCCCGCCAGAACAGGCAGTCGCGTTGATCCGTCCCCATGCCGCTGCTTTCGCGGCGCAGTGCGACACCCGTGCCATGCGGCCATGCTGGGCAGCGATGCTGCGCTTTGATGCCCGTGTCGCGCTGCCCTTTGATGCCGCCTTCATTAATGACGGCCCGCTGCGCTGGATCGCACGCGACAATCACAAACCCGGACGCCCAAGCCAGGAAACCTGGGTTCTGCACGCGACCGCTGCCTGGAGTGAACAACATCTGGAAAGTAGCGCAGATGAGGCGTCACAGGCGCTGACAGACGCGTTCAAGGCCCTGGGCGGCACAACCCCCACCACGGCGACGGCACATCGCTGGCGCTACGCTGAACCGACAACACCGGCACAAAGCCAGGGCTGCCTGTGGGATGCCGCTCTGAACCTGGGGTTGTGTGGCGACTGGCTCAGTGCCGGTCGGGTGGAAGGTGCCTGGCTCAGCGGGCGCGCACTGGCCCGGAGCATAACGTCGCTGGAGTAGCCCAGCCCCTGTATCACGCTGGTTCTGGAATAAACCGATGTGCTGATCCGTTAATCCACCATTAATGTGGTTTGCGACATGATAGACTGTCCAGACAGTTATATTCACAAAGGAGTGATGACTATGTTTAAACTGATGAAATTCCCCGTTTTTATACTTGTTGCGACCGCGATAGCGGCCTGCACCACCAACCCGTATACGGGTGAGCGGCAGGCCAGTCGGGCGGCGCAGTATGGTGCCCTCGGCAGTGTTGTCTGCGGCCTGATCGGCGCTGCCGACAGTGGTCAGCACGCGCGTAACGCGGCACTGGGTTGTGGCGCCATCGGCGCAGGTGTTGGCGCATACATGGACGCCCAGGAAGCGGAACTGCGGCAGGAGCTGCAGGGCACGGGTGTTCAGGTTCAGCGTAATGGCGATCAACTGGAATTGATCATGCCTGGCAACATCACCTTTGCCACTGATGCTTACACCATCCGTCCAAATTTTGAACCGGTGCTGACGTCGGTTGCCACGGTTCTGCACAAATTTACTGACACCCGCATGCGGGTAACCGGTCATACCGACTCCACCGGTGCTCGAGACTACAATTACGATCTGTCCAATCGACGTGCGACCAGCGTTTCCAACTTCCTGGCGGCACAGGGCATTGCGCAGAGTCGACTGATCAGTCAGGGCATGGGACCGGATGAACCCATTGCCAGCAATGACACTGAATCAGGGCGCGCGATGAACCGCCGCGTTGAATTGCAGATTATCGCTGTTCAGTAATCAGCACTGACGCCATGCCGCAGGCCAAGATCAGGAGCAGCGTTAAAATCAGGCCAGCCGTGCTGGAAGATCTTGACGCCCTGTACGAACTGGAGAAGGTCAGCTTCGACAGTGACCGGCTCAGCCGTCGACGCTTGCGGCACTGGATTCAGGCCTCCAATCGTGAACTGATGGTCGCTGTGGAACGGGAGCAGTTGCTGGGTTACGGCCTGGTGCTGTTTCACGGCGCGACCCATCTGGCCCGCCTGTATTCAATTGCCATTGCCAAACAAGCCCGCGGCAAGGGTATCGGTGCCAAGCTATTACAGGCACTGGAATCAGCTTCAGTAAACCGCCAGCGCTTTTTTATGCGCTTGGAAGTTGCCAAAGACAACACTGCAGCCATCCGACTTTATGAGTCTGCCGGCTATGTCGCGTTTGGCACTTACGAAGACTACTACGAAGATCACCGCGATGCCTTACGTATGCAAAAAATCATACGTGACGCGCCCAAGCGAAAACGCGGTCATACCGTACCGTGGTACCAGCAGACGACCGGCTTCACCTGTGGCCCGGCATCGCTGATGATGGCCATGGCAACACTGGATTCACGTCATAAACCCGACCAGGCCACCGAGTTCGACATCTGGCGGGAAGCCACCACCATCTTCATGACATCCGGCCACGGTGGCTGTCATCCCTTTGGCCTTGCCCTGGCGGCGCACAAGCGCGGATTTAATGCCCGCATCTACGTCAACCAGAGTGGACCCTTATTTCTGGAAGGTGTGCGCGCCCCCGACAAGAAAGTGATCATGTCTTTGGTACATGATCAATTCCTGGAAAGAGTGCAGGCCTGCAAAATCCCCATTGCCTACCAGGACATCACTCAACAGGATCTGGAACAGGCCATCAAGGACGGTGCCATTGTGCTGGCGTTGGTGAGTAGTTACCGGCTGGATCGAAAGAAAGCCCCGCACTGGGTCACCATCACCGCCTACGATGACGCCTGCTTTTTTGTGCATGATCCGGATCCGTCCCTGGAAGAACAGACCGGGCTCGACTGTGAGGATCTGCCCATTGCGCGCAATGACTTTGCCCGTATGTCGCAATTTGGCAAAGACAAACTGCGCACGGCAGTGGTGATCAGCGCCCCCGGTTCTCGAGCCGGCGCGCGAACTCGCTCATGACCTGCATATAAAGTTCATCACCGATAAACGCATCTTCCACGCCCTCTTCCAGACTCGGATTGTCGTTCACCTCAATCACATAAACTTTGTTGCCTTGCTGCTTGATGTCGATGCCATACAGGCCATCGCCAATGATTCTGGCTGATTTTAAGGCTGCGTCCAGTACTGCTTTGGGCACTTCGTAGGTGGGCAAAGTCTCCCAGCCGCCACTGCCGATTCTGTCCTCGCCATGGTTATAAATCTGCCAGTGGCCTTTGGCCATAAAATAACGGCAGGCAAACAGGGGCCGATTGTTCAGCACACCGACACGCCAGTCGAATTCTGTATACAGATACTCCTGGGCCAGAATAAGCGCGGATTTGGCCAAAAGTTCATTCAACATTTTTTTCAGCATGGTGCGGTCTTCGGCCTTCATCACACCTACCGAAAATGCACTGTTGGGTATTTTAAGAACGATTGGGTAACTAAAAACCGACTCCAACGTATCCAGCGAGGCATCACTGCCTGAGGACACAATACGCGTCAGTGGCGTTGGCACATCGTTGTAGGTGAAGGCATCTTGCAGGAAAACCTTGTTACAGCAACGCAGAATCGAGGTCGGGTCGTCCATCACCACCAGCCCCTCTATCTCTGCCTTGCGGGCGAAGCGATAGGTGTGATGATCGATGGCTGTGGTTTCACGAATAAAAAGCGCGTCGAACTCACCCAGACGGGCGTAATCCTGCGGGCCGATAAATTCGACCGCAAAACCCATTTTCTGCGCGGCACGCTCCATTTTTTTCAGCGCTTTGGCGTCACTGGGTGGCAGTTTTTCCCGAGGATTGACCAGAATCGCCATATCCCAACGACTGGCTTTGCTGCTTCGGGGTTTTCGCCAGACGCTTTGCGTGAATTTTTCCAGTGCGGCAACAAATTCCGGTGCCTCCTGCTCATCCAGCTGGGCAAAGGCAATGGCATGCACCGAGCGCACCTGCCAGCTATCCGCAGTGACGCTGTCGTCAACAGCATCCACTGGCGCAACAGCCTCGTTCGGGGCGACAGCAGTTGCCGCCTGTGCCCCCGGCAAAAAGGCCAGGCGAACCTCAAGAATCGGACAGGGAAAGCGTTCGAACAAGCGGCGCGCCAACATCTTCAGTTGTGGCAACGCGGTACGGCCAAAATAGATTCTGAAAGCATAACCGTCGTCGGTTCGTGTCAGGTCCTTCTGGTCCAGGTCTTCCAGAACTTCGGCGGCCTGCACCAGGGTCAGTTGTTGACTGCTCAGATCGGTGAGCGTATTGGCCGGTGGCAAAACCTTGTGCTCGCGCGCCTCGGCCAAAAGGGAGCAGTAGTAGCCGGTACTGAGATACTGATCGGTATTACACAGATTGATGATCCGTGTTTTTTTCTGACCCTTGATCGGGTGTTCAGTCAAATAGGTTTCGAAACTGATGACGGCTTCACCGGCCAGGGTGTGCGTCCATTGATCAAGATCGTCAACAACCAGGTAGAGCTGGGGCATACGGGTCAGGACTCCAAAACAGGAACGATTGCAGAAAGGAAACCGTCAACGCCCGAAACGGCTGCGCGTTAGCGCTCCCGTATCAGGCTCAGCACATTGCTGGCGTAGGCGAATGAGGCCAACAGAACCAACAGTGCCAGACCAAACCATTGTGCCGTATATGCGTAATGACTGCGAGTACTGAAATCGGGTTGCGACCAGTGCCTGCCCAGTACGCCGGGCTGTCCGGCTTCCAGGCGCAGTACATACGGATAAACCGGCTCACCCAGCAACTGACGGGTCTGTTCGATATTCAGGCGTGGCAGCCGCACCGGCCAGCTATTGTCCGTCACCTCACCGGCAGGAACCGTTGTCTCTGGTAGGTGGAGACGCGCGAGCACTGACGTTTCGCCCTCCACCGCAGACACCGTTGGCGGCCCGCCATCGTTACCGGGTGCGATCCAGCCACGGCTTATCAACACCAGATCACCACCCGTTGCCGGCCGAAACGGTGTCACCAGTTCGTAGCCGGGACGCCCCTGAAAAAACTGATACAACACCAGAAAAGAGATTTCGCTGTGAAAACGCCCCTGCAAGGCCACCCGCAGATTGTTGCTGACGTCGGTTTGTGGCAGTTCCGAAAACGGCACCGGGTCAGCTTGTGCCGCGGACTGATAGGCCGCTGCCAGCGCGCGTTTTTCTGCCGCCCGATCCAGCTGCCAGAAACCCAGGCTGATAAACATGCCGCAACTTAGAAAAATACACAGTACGATGAAAGCATCAACCTGAACCGTGAGCCTGCCAAGTTGCAAGGTTGTGCCCAGACGCATATCAGTTCCCCGGAATCGAAATATCCACGTCAGTCACGTCACCAAAAACCTCAAGCTGATCACCCAGCTCCGCGGCATTGCCCACAACCAGAATACGCAGCGCATCAGGTCTCAGGTATTGCTGCGCGACACGTTGCACATCGGCCACCGTCACGGCGCTGACTTCTTCAACCAGTTGCTCGAACGTATCGGGTGGCAGGCCGGCATAGTCATTGGACATGCGCTCGCGCAGCACCGAGGCGATGCTGGTGTACTGAAACACCAGCGTATTGAGAAACTGATCCTTGGTCCGCGCCAGTTCTTCATCGCTGATGGCTTCGTCCTGCAGACGCTCAATCTGCCCGACAATCGC encodes:
- a CDS encoding RimK family protein, whose protein sequence is MPQLYLVVDDLDQWTHTLAGEAVISFETYLTEHPIKGQKKTRIINLCNTDQYLSTGYYCSLLAEAREHKVLPPANTLTDLSSQQLTLVQAAEVLEDLDQKDLTRTDDGYAFRIYFGRTALPQLKMLARRLFERFPCPILEVRLAFLPGAQAATAVAPNEAVAPVDAVDDSVTADSWQVRSVHAIAFAQLDEQEAPEFVAALEKFTQSVWRKPRSSKASRWDMAILVNPREKLPPSDAKALKKMERAAQKMGFAVEFIGPQDYARLGEFDALFIRETTAIDHHTYRFARKAEIEGLVVMDDPTSILRCCNKVFLQDAFTYNDVPTPLTRIVSSGSDASLDTLESVFSYPIVLKIPNSAFSVGVMKAEDRTMLKKMLNELLAKSALILAQEYLYTEFDWRVGVLNNRPLFACRYFMAKGHWQIYNHGEDRIGSGGWETLPTYEVPKAVLDAALKSARIIGDGLYGIDIKQQGNKVYVIEVNDNPSLEEGVEDAFIGDELYMQVMSEFARRLENRGR
- a CDS encoding SURF1 family protein — its product is MRLGTTLQLGRLTVQVDAFIVLCIFLSCGMFISLGFWQLDRAAEKRALAAAYQSAAQADPVPFSELPQTDVSNNLRVALQGRFHSEISFLVLYQFFQGRPGYELVTPFRPATGGDLVLISRGWIAPGNDGGPPTVSAVEGETSVLARLHLPETTVPAGEVTDNSWPVRLPRLNIEQTRQLLGEPVYPYVLRLEAGQPGVLGRHWSQPDFSTRSHYAYTAQWFGLALLVLLASFAYASNVLSLIRER
- a CDS encoding OmpA family protein, whose amino-acid sequence is MFKLMKFPVFILVATAIAACTTNPYTGERQASRAAQYGALGSVVCGLIGAADSGQHARNAALGCGAIGAGVGAYMDAQEAELRQELQGTGVQVQRNGDQLELIMPGNITFATDAYTIRPNFEPVLTSVATVLHKFTDTRMRVTGHTDSTGARDYNYDLSNRRATSVSNFLAAQGIAQSRLISQGMGPDEPIASNDTESGRAMNRRVELQIIAVQ
- a CDS encoding NAD(P)/FAD-dependent oxidoreductase; the protein is MSCLLNTPHIAVIGAGLAGVSCASQLEQLGMRVTVFDKSRGTGGRMSTRRGDQWQADHGAQYFTARDPLFSKELLRWQQAGVASAWQPAVAVLDAQNPDAARRHDNDSGTVRFVGVPRMSSPVRWLADELQLTLSARVNALIRRENRWRLCFDDSVEDRARLENIDFDAVALAIPPEQAVALIRPHAAAFAAQCDTRAMRPCWAAMLRFDARVALPFDAAFINDGPLRWIARDNHKPGRPSQETWVLHATAAWSEQHLESSADEASQALTDAFKALGGTTPTTATAHRWRYAEPTTPAQSQGCLWDAALNLGLCGDWLSAGRVEGAWLSGRALARSITSLE
- a CDS encoding GNAT family N-acetyltransferase/peptidase C39 family protein, which encodes MPQAKIRSSVKIRPAVLEDLDALYELEKVSFDSDRLSRRRLRHWIQASNRELMVAVEREQLLGYGLVLFHGATHLARLYSIAIAKQARGKGIGAKLLQALESASVNRQRFFMRLEVAKDNTAAIRLYESAGYVAFGTYEDYYEDHRDALRMQKIIRDAPKRKRGHTVPWYQQTTGFTCGPASLMMAMATLDSRHKPDQATEFDIWREATTIFMTSGHGGCHPFGLALAAHKRGFNARIYVNQSGPLFLEGVRAPDKKVIMSLVHDQFLERVQACKIPIAYQDITQQDLEQAIKDGAIVLALVSSYRLDRKKAPHWVTITAYDDACFFVHDPDPSLEEQTGLDCEDLPIARNDFARMSQFGKDKLRTAVVISAPGSRAGARTRS
- a CDS encoding lipocalin family protein; this encodes MMRHSLIVILLASVMAACSSSPPDGLTVVEDFDINRYTGRWYEIARLDHRFERGLSNVTAEYTLQDNNDVAVLNRGYDEDEQRWDEAEGTAKFVGETDRGSLKVSFFGPFYGGYHIIALDHANYQWAMISGPSRDYLWILARDPTLAPDIYQNLIEQARTSGFATDALIEVDQQRHLP
- a CDS encoding SDR family NAD(P)-dependent oxidoreductase, whose amino-acid sequence is MADADKTQFNLIIGAGSGIAGALITALASEEPDSGLLLVSRKPVDLPESASVPVHQFRCDYSEAGIAQLGQDLSPWYGRIRLVVISTGILHNDSIKPEKRAEDLNMNNMLEVLRINTVIPTLFLMKLLPALRGEQPCRVFTLSARVGSIADNHKGGWTSYRASKAALNMVIKTAAVEYARRAPNVKLIAFHPGTVDTALSKPFQRSVPEGKLFKPDFVANRLLTIAADLPIDGDASYLDWAGKSIVW